One window of Bacteroides sp. AN502(2024) genomic DNA carries:
- a CDS encoding DUF5006 domain-containing protein: MKKILEWTYLWMLLIVVAVSMSGCSDDDNVSPLAEPVPLKMTLNSTDLVMGEVLEITFDVTGTKEGKKVMNEDLNIRLSATTDKKAVDRLVFDDFPPVVTMKQGEATKTVRIPVKKEGLNRERSVEISAFARGYRMAGALQIVTVSDYHYSKVALKNNVDNTVKEGQTFVLVASVNTTLKDKLTITVTPKAGEGERYGNLPSELTIPAGSNSVESAPVTMIKEVNTTEDEELTLELATVPALSRYPLQATKLTIKKIDIHKNMGSEVRDERWLYEDADQLFVSPKNEAAVKAWGQTNYQVMNEGDPHPNSGKVLPEGKWKFFRAYEFHKISSCLTRKESNDKTYVSNEYPLGFADQNTAAVETAGSVDNAKYAWVTDEGYLRMISLKERTPGNNGTKDFGTSAFYSCKFMRGNVNSPTWASSNIRIYPGMRIETRARIRGAENSGMLPGIWLQGNEQVGGDSQWNNWPDFGEIDVMENNTKHGNLSYRRSVEQTFHIGNTAPGTGGSRHYNPTVAVTDIAGTIDQFQIYWMEWVDNQTVRMGVNGKTTITITEAQALANGARWPFTDKVNSEGLYYILTMMFLGKQAPNYPSMEMSYLTARNMLKNNPNALIPRMEIDWVRFYIDDTYTDHDMPYRKDLILY; encoded by the coding sequence ATGAAAAAGATTTTAGAATGGACATATTTGTGGATGTTGCTTATAGTAGTGGCAGTGAGTATGTCGGGATGTTCTGACGATGATAATGTAAGCCCGTTGGCAGAACCTGTACCTTTAAAGATGACATTGAACAGTACAGATTTGGTAATGGGAGAGGTGCTGGAAATCACTTTTGACGTGACAGGTACGAAGGAAGGAAAAAAGGTGATGAATGAAGATCTGAATATCAGATTGAGTGCCACCACTGATAAGAAAGCTGTTGATCGGTTGGTATTTGATGATTTTCCACCGGTGGTTACCATGAAGCAGGGAGAGGCGACTAAAACCGTCCGGATTCCTGTAAAGAAAGAGGGACTGAATAGAGAACGTTCTGTTGAAATATCAGCATTTGCACGTGGATATAGAATGGCAGGTGCTCTGCAGATTGTCACTGTCAGCGATTACCACTACTCGAAAGTTGCGTTGAAGAATAATGTGGATAATACGGTGAAGGAGGGACAGACTTTTGTATTGGTAGCTTCTGTCAACACTACATTGAAAGACAAACTTACCATTACTGTTACTCCTAAAGCCGGAGAAGGAGAACGGTATGGAAATCTTCCTTCGGAATTGACTATTCCTGCCGGATCCAACTCGGTAGAAAGTGCGCCGGTTACTATGATAAAAGAAGTGAATACTACCGAAGATGAAGAATTGACGCTTGAGCTTGCTACAGTGCCTGCTCTTAGCCGTTATCCTTTGCAGGCTACGAAGTTGACAATAAAGAAGATTGATATTCATAAAAATATGGGCAGTGAGGTGAGAGATGAACGCTGGCTATATGAAGATGCAGACCAGTTATTTGTTTCACCCAAAAATGAAGCTGCTGTGAAAGCTTGGGGACAGACTAATTATCAGGTGATGAATGAGGGCGATCCTCATCCGAATAGTGGAAAAGTGCTTCCGGAAGGAAAGTGGAAATTCTTCCGTGCATACGAGTTTCATAAAATATCTTCCTGTTTAACGAGGAAAGAAAGCAATGATAAGACGTATGTAAGTAATGAATATCCTTTAGGTTTTGCTGACCAGAATACAGCCGCGGTAGAAACTGCAGGCTCTGTGGATAATGCTAAATATGCATGGGTTACAGACGAAGGTTATTTGAGAATGATTTCACTGAAAGAGCGTACTCCGGGGAATAATGGTACTAAAGATTTTGGAACTTCTGCTTTTTATTCCTGTAAGTTCATGCGGGGAAATGTAAATAGTCCTACCTGGGCATCCTCTAACATCCGTATTTATCCCGGCATGCGCATCGAGACGCGCGCACGTATTCGTGGCGCAGAAAATAGCGGAATGTTACCAGGCATCTGGCTCCAGGGTAATGAGCAGGTAGGAGGGGACTCGCAGTGGAATAACTGGCCTGATTTCGGAGAGATAGATGTGATGGAGAATAATACCAAACATGGGAACTTAAGTTATAGAAGATCGGTGGAACAAACTTTCCATATCGGAAACACAGCTCCCGGAACAGGGGGAAGCCGGCATTATAATCCGACTGTTGCCGTAACCGACATTGCGGGAACAATAGATCAGTTCCAGATCTATTGGATGGAATGGGTGGATAATCAGACCGTGCGTATGGGAGTCAATGGTAAGACTACAATCACTATAACTGAAGCACAAGCGTTGGCTAATGGTGCCAGATGGCCGTTTACAGATAAAGTAAACAGTGAGGGGCTTTATTACATTCTGACGATGATGTTCCTAGGTAAACAGGCTCCGAATTATCCATCCATGGAGATGAGTTACCTGACAGCAAGGAATATGTTGAAAAATAATCCGAATGCGCTGATTCCCCGCATGGAGATAGACTGGGTTCGTTTCTATATCGACGATACCTATACCGATCATGATATGCCATATCGGAAAGATCTGATCCTTTATTAA
- a CDS encoding RagB/SusD family nutrient uptake outer membrane protein: MKRFYLYIVLTAGLGTCVSSCADFLDREPLTVPNNESFLSGEAQVRGYINGLYTALPSLAKFGMGVRGEEKNSDNILSEIYNKRLNGEETLFSSSEDWENGYKNLRNVNYFFHYYLVPENMETEEVKSLKGEAYFLRAYWHFVQLKKFGNIPIMDAFWDEHATIAGLQIPQKDRGEVAKFILEDLDKAEKLLFDRSKYSGLRICKEAAMLLAMQVALYEGSWEKYHKNDEFAAATDQSAYFFGEVLRWGDMLFEQGIKLNTKETDGGVVNPGDAYGRLFNQKDYSNISEVLFWRKYSIADGVFHALTGLVGGGIVDQDGPAGIAGDLVNTYLNADGTPVDPNDSKFKDFNETFKSRDLRLTETIMSSGYKFKSTAKGSRPMKVADAAIGDPTINPPFLAGDGNAKNVTGYHIRLGVDTTYVSGSCETGLVLMRYADALLSYAEAAEELGKCDEEVLNKTLKPLRARAGVAYVKPVIDPNFTDYGYTLTPVMQEIRRERRVELALQGYRLDDLMRWAADKVIVGKRGKGAYLGHDGVLYKSFAEDKHEALAKVLVDGDGWMDPLQELIPGGYQFNPKRDYLLPIPPSELELNKQMKQNPGWK; this comes from the coding sequence ATGAAACGATTTTATTTATATATAGTGTTGACGGCAGGTCTTGGAACATGTGTATCTTCTTGTGCCGACTTCCTGGATCGTGAGCCGCTTACCGTGCCGAACAACGAATCGTTCTTGTCCGGTGAAGCCCAAGTGCGTGGATATATCAACGGGCTTTATACAGCGCTTCCCTCATTGGCTAAATTCGGTATGGGAGTGCGTGGAGAAGAAAAGAACAGTGATAATATTCTTTCTGAAATCTACAATAAGCGTCTCAATGGTGAGGAAACTTTGTTTTCCAGTAGTGAAGACTGGGAAAACGGTTATAAGAATTTGCGTAATGTGAACTATTTCTTTCACTATTACTTGGTGCCGGAAAACATGGAAACAGAAGAGGTGAAGTCATTGAAAGGCGAAGCTTACTTTTTGCGGGCTTACTGGCATTTTGTTCAGTTGAAGAAGTTCGGTAATATTCCTATTATGGATGCTTTCTGGGATGAACATGCCACCATAGCCGGCTTGCAGATCCCACAGAAAGATCGTGGTGAGGTTGCTAAATTTATCTTGGAAGATCTGGACAAAGCAGAGAAGCTATTGTTCGATAGAAGCAAATACAGCGGTTTGCGTATTTGTAAGGAGGCGGCTATGTTGCTTGCCATGCAGGTTGCGCTATACGAAGGTTCTTGGGAGAAGTACCATAAGAACGATGAATTTGCGGCTGCCACTGACCAATCGGCTTATTTCTTTGGGGAAGTGTTGAGATGGGGAGATATGCTTTTCGAACAAGGTATAAAGCTGAATACGAAAGAAACCGATGGGGGTGTAGTCAATCCGGGAGATGCTTACGGGCGCTTGTTTAATCAAAAAGATTATTCCAACATTTCAGAAGTGTTGTTCTGGAGAAAGTATTCGATTGCTGACGGTGTATTTCATGCTTTGACCGGTTTAGTGGGTGGAGGAATTGTCGATCAGGATGGACCTGCCGGTATAGCCGGAGACTTGGTGAATACCTATTTGAATGCCGATGGAACGCCCGTTGATCCGAATGACAGCAAGTTTAAGGATTTTAATGAAACCTTTAAAAGCCGGGATTTGCGTCTCACGGAAACCATCATGAGCAGTGGCTATAAGTTTAAATCTACTGCGAAAGGTTCTCGTCCGATGAAAGTGGCGGACGCTGCTATCGGTGATCCAACAATCAATCCTCCTTTTCTGGCAGGTGATGGTAATGCTAAAAATGTAACGGGGTATCACATCCGTCTCGGAGTAGATACGACATACGTTTCGGGGAGTTGTGAAACCGGATTGGTACTTATGCGTTATGCGGATGCGTTATTGAGCTATGCCGAAGCTGCCGAGGAACTGGGCAAATGTGATGAGGAAGTGTTGAATAAAACATTGAAGCCTCTGCGTGCACGTGCCGGAGTGGCTTATGTGAAGCCTGTCATAGATCCTAACTTTACGGATTATGGTTATACGTTGACTCCCGTTATGCAAGAGATTCGTCGTGAGCGTCGTGTGGAACTGGCATTACAGGGATATCGTCTGGATGATCTGATGCGTTGGGCTGCTGATAAGGTAATTGTTGGCAAACGTGGCAAAGGGGCATATTTAGGACATGATGGTGTTTTATACAAATCATTTGCGGAAGATAAGCATGAAGCATTAGCCAAAGTATTGGTCGATGGTGACGGATGGATGGATCCTTTGCAGGAGTTGATACCGGGTGGTTATCAATTCAATCCTAAGAGAGACTATCTGTTACCTATTCCTCCAAGTGAACTGGAACTGAATAAGCAGATGAAGCAGAATCCGGGGTGGAAGTAA